Proteins encoded together in one Amblyomma americanum isolate KBUSLIRL-KWMA chromosome 1, ASM5285725v1, whole genome shotgun sequence window:
- the LOC144112022 gene encoding uncharacterized protein LOC144112022: MKILQVSMDGPNVNLKFLRSLKEELREADNSHQILDIGSCGLHLVNGAFKTGHSATHWDLVAFLRGSYNLFKCASARRADYTRYTGSVVFPLKFCPVRWLENRKVISRALDIPNLLKYVECSKEAKKSPASASFSTVEKAVGDRMLPVKLAFMLSIAEELEPFLAEFQTDKPMLPFVAPALDRLLRSLLGRIIRKEILQATNTSSKLLRIDLENPDNMVSAAAFDIGFAAKNEFRKIPKPSQLTVLSFKKDCIFFVKRCSQKVMERSPLQYKLTRGASCLDPASALSPEAGAKKLCMALEVLTEHQWMTGLEAERTHRSSVKVCSLSSVQVALRSFDRKEQRLDALWFEFCSRDHKELFLFVKLILCMSHGNAAVE; encoded by the coding sequence ATGaagattttacaagtgtcgatggaCGGGCCAAACGTCAACTTAAAGTTTTTGAGGTCCCTCAAGGAAGAACTTAGAGAAGCTGACAACAGTCACCAGATCCTGGACATTGGGAGCTGTGGACTCCACCTTGTCAATGGCGCATTTAAAACAGGCCACTCTGCAACGCACTGGGATCTGGTAGCATTTCTTCGTGGGAGCTATAATCTCTTCAAGTGTGCGTCAGCACGTCGCGCAGACTACACTCGCTACACGGGCAGTGTTGTGTTCCCGTTGAAGTTCTGCCCAGTAAGGTGGCTCGAGAATAGGAAGGTGATCTCGAGAGCGCTTGACATTCCGAACTTACTGAAATATGTGGAATGCTCCAAGGAAGCAAAAAAGTCGCCAGCAAGCGCTAGCTTCAGCACTGTTGAAAAGGCAGTAGGTGACAGGATGCTGCCTGTGAAATTGGCTTTTATGCTGTCAATTGCTGAAGAACTCGAGCCATTTCTGGCTGAATTTCAGACGGACAAGCCCATGCTGCCGTTCGTTGCTCCTGCTCTGGATCGCCTGTTACGGTCATTGCTTGGTAGAATCATCCGAAAAGAGATCCTCCAAGCTACCAACACGTCCTCCAAGCTGCTTAGGATTGACTTGGAGAACCCAGATAACATGGTTTCTGCTGCTGCATTCGACATTGGGTTTGCTGCGAAAAATGAGTTTCGCAAGATCCCAAAACCGTCGCAACTGACTGTGCTCAGCTTCAAAAAAGACTGTATTTTTTTCGTGAAGAGGTGTTCACAAAAGGTGATGGAAAGGTCACCTTTGCAATACAAGTTGACCAGAGGTGCAAGCTGCTTGGACCCTGCTAGTGCGTTGTCCCCAGAGGCTGGTGCTAAAAAACTGTGCATGGCACTGGAGGTGCTAACGGAGCACCAGTGGATGACTGGCTTGGAAGCTGAGCGTACCCACCGTTCCTCTGTCAAGGTATGCTCATTGAGCTCGGTACAGGTGGCATTGAGGAGCTTTGACAGAAAGGAACAGAGGCTGGATGCGCTCTGGTTTGAGTTCTGTTCACGGGACCATAAAGAGCTATTTTTGTTCGTCAAGCTAATTCTTTGCATGTCTCATGGCAATGCAGCTGTGGAATGA